In one Pseudomonadota bacterium genomic region, the following are encoded:
- a CDS encoding DNA-3-methyladenine glycosylase I, whose translation MEFERCGWVGQDDIYIRYHDQEWGVPEYDSRALWEKLVLDGFQAGLSWITILKKREAFREAFEGFDPERVARMGDADVERLLGNPGIVRHRGKIEGAIKGARVFLDTEDFAALMWAHVGGAPVQGNYRTLDEVPTQSELTRQISKDLKKRGFTFCGPTIVYAWMEACGLFNNHLVSCHRHLPVAAMAPKKS comes from the coding sequence ATGGAGTTCGAACGCTGCGGCTGGGTCGGACAGGACGACATTTACATCCGGTACCACGACCAGGAATGGGGCGTGCCGGAATACGATAGTCGGGCGCTGTGGGAAAAGCTCGTGCTCGACGGCTTTCAGGCTGGGTTGAGTTGGATCACCATCCTCAAGAAGCGCGAGGCTTTCCGAGAGGCGTTCGAAGGGTTCGACCCGGAGCGCGTGGCGCGTATGGGAGACGCCGATGTGGAGCGGCTCCTTGGAAACCCGGGAATTGTCCGGCATCGCGGCAAGATCGAGGGCGCGATCAAGGGCGCGCGCGTCTTTCTCGACACAGAAGACTTCGCCGCGCTCATGTGGGCCCATGTCGGCGGTGCGCCAGTGCAGGGAAATTACCGAACGCTCGATGAGGTGCCGACGCAGTCAGAATTGACGCGCCAGATATCCAAGGATCTCAAGAAGCGCGGGTTTACCTTCTGCGGACCAACGATCGTCTACGCCTGGATGGAGGCGTGCGGGCTCTTCAATAACCACTTGGTCTCCTGTCACCGCCACTTGCCCGTGGCGGCGATGGCGCCCAAGAAGTCCTGA
- a CDS encoding DUF2834 domain-containing protein, protein MRWVFLALAVWGTIHPMSYFISWFQANGWSLMAMVDAWHVNDATSGLVWDLTVAAVALTVWVIFEAVTRRDWLSLVAIPATFGIGVSCGLPLYIFLRMRRD, encoded by the coding sequence ATGCGCTGGGTTTTCCTCGCCCTTGCGGTCTGGGGCACGATCCATCCCATGAGCTATTTCATTTCCTGGTTTCAGGCGAACGGCTGGTCTCTCATGGCGATGGTGGATGCGTGGCATGTGAACGATGCCACCTCGGGTCTTGTCTGGGATCTCACCGTCGCCGCCGTCGCGCTGACCGTCTGGGTGATCTTCGAGGCCGTGACGCGGCGGGACTGGCTCTCACTCGTCGCCATCCCCGCCACGTTCGGCATCGGCGTCAGCTGCGGGCTGCCGCTCTACATCTTCCTGCGCATGCGCCGGGACTGA
- the argH gene encoding argininosuccinate lyase, with amino-acid sequence MTDTANKMWGGRFADGPDAIMEAINASIGFDQRLAAQDIAGSRAHAAMLAATGIVEPKDAEAIGTGLLTVLSEIETGEFEFSAALEDIHMNVEARLTELIGAPAGRLHTARSRNDQVALDFRMWVRDQCDALDAGLLALIRALVAQAEAGADWVMPGFTHLQTAQPVTWGHHMLAYVEMLSRDLSRCRDARARMNECPLGAAALAGTSFPIDREMTARALAFDRPTANSLDSVADRDFALEFLSTASICAMHLSRLAEELVIWSSAQFRFVQLSDRFSTGSSIMPQKKNPDAAELIRAKIGRIFGANVALMTVMKGLALTYSKDMQEDKEQVFDAADNLMLALAAMEGMVRDMAPQREALRAAAASGFSTATDLADWLVRVLGMPFREAHHVTGSLVAKAEAAGIDLPELSLAQMQEVHGAITEDVYSVLTVEASVASRMSYGGTAPEQVRAQIDLWKKRLEQET; translated from the coding sequence ATGACCGACACCGCGAACAAGATGTGGGGCGGGCGTTTCGCCGACGGACCCGATGCGATCATGGAGGCGATTAATGCCTCGATCGGGTTCGACCAGCGGCTCGCCGCGCAGGACATCGCAGGATCGCGGGCCCACGCTGCCATGCTGGCGGCGACGGGCATCGTGGAACCTAAAGACGCAGAGGCGATCGGGACAGGGCTTCTCACAGTCTTGTCAGAGATTGAAACGGGCGAATTCGAGTTCTCCGCGGCTCTAGAAGACATTCATATGAATGTGGAGGCACGCCTGACAGAGCTCATCGGGGCGCCAGCCGGGCGGCTGCACACGGCACGCTCTCGCAATGATCAGGTCGCGCTCGATTTCAGGATGTGGGTGCGCGACCAATGCGATGCACTCGATGCAGGGCTTCTGGCGCTGATACGCGCACTCGTGGCACAGGCCGAGGCGGGCGCGGATTGGGTGATGCCCGGCTTCACGCATCTCCAGACAGCTCAGCCCGTCACCTGGGGCCATCACATGCTGGCCTATGTGGAGATGCTCTCACGCGATCTCTCGCGGTGCCGGGACGCGCGGGCGCGTATGAACGAATGCCCGCTGGGCGCGGCGGCGCTTGCGGGGACGTCTTTCCCCATCGATCGGGAAATGACAGCGCGGGCCCTCGCGTTTGACCGGCCCACGGCGAACTCCCTCGATTCCGTGGCGGACAGGGACTTCGCGCTGGAATTCCTGTCGACTGCCAGCATTTGCGCCATGCATCTGTCACGCCTTGCTGAGGAGCTTGTCATTTGGTCCTCCGCGCAGTTTCGCTTCGTGCAGTTGTCGGATCGTTTTTCCACTGGCTCCTCGATCATGCCGCAAAAGAAGAACCCGGACGCAGCCGAACTCATCCGCGCCAAGATCGGACGCATCTTCGGGGCCAACGTGGCCCTCATGACCGTGATGAAGGGCCTCGCGCTGACCTATTCAAAGGACATGCAAGAGGACAAGGAACAGGTTTTTGACGCGGCCGACAACCTCATGCTCGCTCTGGCGGCGATGGAGGGGATGGTGCGCGACATGGCTCCCCAGCGCGAAGCGCTGCGGGCAGCGGCTGCAAGCGGGTTTTCGACGGCCACCGACCTCGCCGATTGGCTCGTGCGCGTCCTTGGCATGCCCTTCCGGGAGGCGCACCACGTCACCGGGTCGCTCGTGGCGAAAGCGGAGGCGGCCGGCATCGACCTGCCCGAGCTCAGCCTCGCACAAATGCAGGAGGTCCATGGCGCGATCACGGAGGACGTCTATAGTGTTCTCACGGTCGAGGCGTCCGTGGCCTCGCGGATGTCCTACGGCGGGACAGCGCCCGAGCAGGTGCGCGCCCAGATCGATCTTTGGAAGAAACGCTTGGAGCAGGAAACATGA
- a CDS encoding acetyl-CoA carboxylase carboxyltransferase subunit alpha — protein sequence MTNYLDFEKPLAEIEGKANELRALGRDNAEMDVEKEAAALDAKARQMLQDLYKSLTPWRKCQVARHAERPHCKDYIDALFTEYTPLAGDRNFADDHAVMGGLARFEDRPVMVIGHEKGNDTKSRIARNFGMARPEGYRKAIRLMEMANRFGLPVITLVDTPGAYPGKGAEERGQSEAIARATEKCLQLRVPLVSVIIGEGGSGGAVAFATANRVAMLEHSIYSVISPEGCASILWKDAEKMREAAEALRLTAQDLRELGVCDQIIPEPLGGAHRDRPTAIKDVGAAVSKLLGELEPQSPDDLVTNRRKKYLAIGSTGLAA from the coding sequence ATGACGAACTACCTCGATTTCGAAAAGCCCCTCGCAGAGATCGAAGGCAAGGCCAACGAACTGCGCGCGCTCGGGCGCGACAATGCCGAGATGGATGTCGAGAAGGAGGCCGCCGCGCTGGACGCAAAGGCGCGGCAGATGCTTCAGGATCTCTACAAGAGCCTGACACCCTGGCGGAAATGCCAGGTCGCGCGCCATGCCGAGCGTCCCCATTGCAAGGATTACATCGACGCGCTCTTCACCGAGTACACGCCGCTCGCCGGCGACCGGAACTTCGCGGACGATCACGCCGTCATGGGCGGGCTCGCGCGGTTCGAGGACCGTCCCGTGATGGTCATCGGCCATGAGAAGGGCAACGACACGAAGAGCCGTATCGCGCGGAATTTCGGGATGGCGCGGCCGGAAGGCTACCGCAAGGCAATCCGCTTGATGGAGATGGCGAACCGGTTCGGTCTGCCGGTGATCACGCTGGTGGACACGCCAGGGGCCTATCCCGGGAAGGGTGCCGAGGAGCGTGGACAATCAGAGGCCATCGCGCGGGCGACGGAGAAGTGCCTCCAGCTCCGCGTGCCGCTCGTGTCCGTGATCATTGGCGAAGGTGGCTCTGGCGGTGCCGTGGCTTTTGCCACGGCCAATCGCGTCGCCATGCTGGAGCACTCGATCTACTCGGTGATCTCTCCCGAAGGCTGCGCGTCGATCCTCTGGAAAGATGCCGAGAAGATGCGGGAAGCCGCCGAGGCACTCCGACTGACGGCGCAGGACCTGCGTGAGCTCGGGGTGTGCGATCAAATCATCCCGGAGCCCCTCGGGGGCGCGCACAGGGACCGGCCCACGGCGATCAAGGATGTCGGTGCGGCCGTCTCCAAGCTGCTCGGCGAGCTCGAACCTCAGAGCCCTGACGATCTCGTCACGAACCGCCGGAAGAAATACCTCGCCATCGGCTCCACCGGTCTCGCCGCCTAG
- a CDS encoding methyltransferase — MTTDAITHDAFLGGRVRAWQPAKGYRSGVDAVLLAAACPAQAGDTVLELGCGVGVASLCLSERTGAGVTGVEVQSSYAALAQKNGVDVVEADLAQLPPDLRQRQFHHVIMNPPYFTQGLAASDAGRQAARAEETPLRTWLDVAAKRLRARGMLTVIHRAERLPDLLGAMPLGSVEVLPLQARIGRAAHLVLVRARKDGRAPFRLHAPLTLHAAPIHEGDHPDYAPAIHAVLHDGAPLPFPD, encoded by the coding sequence GTGACGACAGACGCCATTACTCATGACGCCTTTCTCGGTGGCCGTGTGCGCGCTTGGCAGCCCGCGAAGGGGTATCGTTCAGGCGTGGATGCGGTGCTCCTAGCGGCGGCCTGTCCGGCGCAAGCGGGCGACACGGTGCTGGAGCTGGGCTGCGGCGTGGGCGTGGCATCGCTTTGCCTTTCAGAGCGCACTGGCGCGGGTGTGACGGGCGTCGAAGTACAGTCGTCCTATGCCGCTCTGGCCCAGAAGAACGGTGTCGACGTCGTCGAAGCGGACCTTGCGCAGCTTCCGCCGGATCTCCGGCAGCGCCAGTTTCACCATGTCATCATGAATCCGCCCTACTTCACGCAGGGCCTCGCGGCCTCGGATGCCGGGCGGCAGGCGGCGCGGGCGGAGGAGACACCGCTTCGGACCTGGCTCGATGTCGCTGCGAAGCGGCTCAGGGCACGGGGCATGCTCACGGTAATCCACCGGGCCGAGCGGCTGCCGGATCTGCTCGGTGCAATGCCGCTCGGGTCCGTCGAAGTCCTCCCGCTGCAAGCGCGTATCGGGCGCGCCGCGCATCTCGTCCTGGTGCGCGCGCGCAAGGACGGGCGCGCGCCGTTTCGGCTCCACGCGCCGCTCACGCTTCACGCTGCCCCAATCCACGAAGGCGACCACCCGGATTATGCGCCCGCGATCCACGCCGTCCTTCACGATGGCGCGCCGCTGCCCTTCCCGGATTAA
- a CDS encoding H-NS histone family protein, whose protein sequence is MAVDLSKMSKAELVKLRKDVDKAIAQFDDRLRQEAMAELERKAKEMGFTLAELTGTQRKAKTKNPPKYRNPADATQTWTGRGRQPEWIKAAKAAGKNIEKFAI, encoded by the coding sequence ATGGCTGTCGATCTCAGCAAAATGTCCAAGGCTGAATTGGTAAAGCTCCGCAAAGATGTTGACAAGGCAATCGCGCAATTCGACGACCGCTTGCGGCAAGAAGCTATGGCTGAGCTCGAGCGCAAGGCCAAGGAAATGGGCTTCACCCTGGCCGAGCTTACGGGCACGCAAAGGAAAGCGAAAACGAAGAATCCGCCGAAATATCGCAATCCGGCGGATGCCACCCAGACATGGACGGGCCGCGGGCGTCAGCCGGAATGGATTAAAGCCGCGAAGGCAGCTGGCAAGAATATCGAGAAGTTCGCGATCTAG
- a CDS encoding EAL domain-containing protein encodes MDREKTPEDLLEHEASDPLTAALDARDGGVLEMVKDALNSKRGVLAFQPVMQAMAPSSPAFYEGLVRILDTTGRPIPARDFIHEVKDSETGRDIDCLALELGLKTLAEEEEIRLSINMSARSIGYGRWMKTLDAGLALNPTSAERLILEIEEKSAMTMPELVTSFMRDLQGLGISFALDDFGAGYTSFRHLRSFMFDLIKLDGKFTKDIARNVDNQVTVGAMQAVARHFDMFTVAGSVESKADAETLTAMGIDCLQGFHFGAPSLAPPWREPPERRRI; translated from the coding sequence ATGGACCGCGAAAAAACGCCCGAAGACCTATTGGAGCATGAGGCGAGCGATCCCCTCACCGCAGCCTTGGACGCGCGCGACGGTGGCGTTCTGGAGATGGTGAAAGACGCGCTCAATTCAAAGCGTGGAGTGCTGGCGTTTCAGCCGGTGATGCAGGCCATGGCACCGTCGTCGCCTGCCTTCTACGAAGGTCTGGTGCGCATTCTCGATACGACCGGCCGCCCGATCCCCGCGCGCGATTTCATTCACGAGGTCAAAGACAGCGAAACCGGCCGGGATATTGATTGTCTGGCGCTGGAGCTCGGGTTGAAAACGCTCGCGGAAGAGGAGGAGATCCGGCTTTCCATCAATATGTCTGCCCGCTCCATCGGATATGGCCGCTGGATGAAGACACTCGATGCTGGGCTCGCGCTCAACCCCACGAGCGCCGAACGGCTCATTCTGGAGATCGAGGAAAAGAGCGCGATGACGATGCCAGAGCTCGTCACCTCTTTCATGCGCGATCTTCAGGGCCTGGGTATCTCCTTCGCACTCGATGATTTCGGCGCGGGCTATACGAGCTTTCGCCACCTGCGCAGCTTCATGTTCGATCTCATAAAGCTGGATGGGAAATTCACGAAAGACATCGCGCGCAACGTGGACAATCAGGTCACCGTCGGCGCGATGCAGGCGGTCGCGCGCCATTTCGACATGTTCACCGTGGCAGGTTCGGTCGAATCAAAGGCTGACGCAGAGACCCTCACCGCAATGGGCATCGATTGCCTTCAGGGCTTCCATTTCGGCGCGCCCTCTCTTGCCCCACCGTGGCGCGAGCCTCCGGAGCGGCGCCGGATATAG
- the phbB gene encoding acetoacetyl-CoA reductase, whose translation MSRIALVTGGSRGIGAAISKELKAQGYAVAATYAGNDQAAAQFSEETGIKTYKWNVADYDSSKAGIEQVEADLGPVDTVVANAGITRDAPFHKMTPEKWHEVIDTNLTGVFNTIHPVWPGMRERKFGRVIVISSINGQKGQFGQVNYAATKAGDLGIVKSLAQEGARAGITANAICPGYIATEMVMAIDEAIRDKIIAGIPAGRLGEPEEIAKCVAFLASEDSGFINGSTISANGAQFFV comes from the coding sequence ATGTCCCGCATCGCACTCGTCACCGGCGGCAGCCGCGGCATCGGCGCAGCCATCTCCAAGGAACTGAAGGCGCAGGGCTATGCCGTCGCGGCGACCTATGCCGGCAACGACCAGGCTGCCGCCCAGTTCTCTGAGGAGACGGGCATCAAGACCTACAAGTGGAACGTCGCGGACTATGACAGCTCCAAGGCGGGGATTGAGCAGGTGGAGGCCGATCTCGGCCCCGTCGACACTGTCGTGGCCAATGCGGGCATCACCCGCGACGCCCCCTTCCACAAGATGACGCCCGAGAAGTGGCACGAGGTCATCGACACGAACCTCACCGGGGTCTTCAACACGATCCATCCCGTTTGGCCCGGCATGCGCGAGCGCAAGTTCGGCCGCGTGATCGTCATCTCCTCGATCAACGGCCAGAAAGGGCAATTCGGTCAGGTGAACTACGCGGCGACGAAGGCCGGCGATCTCGGAATCGTCAAAAGCCTGGCGCAGGAAGGTGCGCGGGCCGGTATCACGGCGAACGCGATCTGCCCCGGCTACATCGCCACGGAGATGGTGATGGCAATCGACGAGGCGATCCGTGACAAGATCATCGCCGGTATCCCTGCAGGCCGACTTGGGGAGCCCGAGGAAATCGCGAAGTGCGTGGCCTTCCTCGCCTCCGAGGACAGCGGCTTCATCAACGGTTCGACGATTTCCGCCAACGGCGCGCAATTCTTCGTCTGA
- a CDS encoding transcriptional regulator GcvA: protein MSDRLPPLTALRAFEAAARHMSFAKAAEELSVTPAALSFQIKSLEEHLGEPVFRRLNRAVELTEAGRALAPGCSDGFAALQGAWRAVRRLSDQTNLTVTAGPAFTAKWLAPRLFDFAQAHPEIELRFSASLRMMDFNRDGVDVAIRFGLGPDEGLFSMPMASEWVTPVMLPELAQRYPTPESLRDAPLITDLSIDFLDPNPDWAAWFRAAGVVAPDEIHGPKFSQADHAVDAALAGVGVVLGRRALCIKDIAEGRLVAPYKIALSTGARFRFLCPEGLENRPQIKAFRDWMLAEIEKTRDVAESFDVREIA, encoded by the coding sequence ATGTCGGATCGCCTTCCACCGCTCACCGCCTTGCGTGCCTTCGAGGCCGCCGCTCGGCACATGTCTTTTGCGAAGGCAGCAGAAGAGCTCAGCGTGACCCCCGCGGCCCTGTCCTTCCAGATCAAGAGCTTGGAAGAGCACTTGGGCGAGCCTGTATTTCGCCGCCTGAACCGCGCAGTGGAGCTCACGGAGGCAGGCCGCGCCCTCGCTCCGGGTTGCTCTGACGGGTTCGCAGCGTTGCAAGGGGCCTGGCGCGCAGTCCGCCGCCTCTCGGATCAGACAAATCTAACTGTCACCGCCGGCCCAGCCTTTACCGCGAAATGGCTCGCCCCGCGGCTTTTCGACTTTGCTCAGGCCCATCCGGAGATCGAGCTGCGCTTTTCCGCATCCTTGCGCATGATGGACTTCAACCGTGACGGCGTGGACGTGGCGATCCGTTTTGGCCTCGGCCCGGATGAGGGGCTCTTCTCGATGCCCATGGCCTCGGAATGGGTGACGCCCGTCATGCTGCCGGAACTGGCGCAGCGCTATCCCACACCAGAGAGCCTGCGGGATGCGCCGCTGATCACGGACCTTTCCATCGATTTCCTCGATCCCAATCCGGACTGGGCGGCCTGGTTCCGCGCGGCCGGCGTCGTCGCGCCGGACGAGATACACGGGCCCAAGTTCAGCCAGGCGGACCATGCCGTTGACGCGGCCCTCGCCGGCGTTGGGGTCGTCCTCGGGCGCCGCGCCCTCTGCATCAAGGACATTGCCGAGGGCCGTCTTGTTGCGCCCTACAAGATCGCGCTCTCCACCGGCGCGCGGTTCCGCTTCCTCTGCCCCGAAGGCCTCGAGAACAGACCGCAGATCAAGGCATTCCGCGACTGGATGCTTGCCGAGATTGAAAAAACCCGCGACGTGGCCGAAAGCTTCGACGTGCGCGAGATCGCGTGA
- a CDS encoding TlpA disulfide reductase family protein has protein sequence MRLITAALLYLAAALSANAGDLNAIADMREGDMRKLVFHEEPQATSTSAFYLPDETEHFLSAYEGKYVLVNFWATWCAPCRKEMPMLSELQAEFGGDAFDVVTIATGRNPVEGMRQFFDEIEVDNLPMYRDPRQAVARDMAVLGLPITVIINPQGEEIGRLRGDADWASNNAKAIIDALLQPTG, from the coding sequence ATGCGTCTGATCACTGCCGCCCTGCTCTATCTCGCCGCTGCGCTCAGCGCAAACGCCGGCGATTTGAACGCGATAGCCGACATGCGCGAGGGCGATATGCGCAAGCTCGTCTTCCACGAAGAGCCGCAGGCAACGTCCACGTCAGCCTTTTATTTGCCAGACGAGACGGAGCATTTCCTGAGCGCCTACGAGGGCAAATACGTGCTCGTGAACTTCTGGGCCACGTGGTGTGCGCCGTGCCGCAAGGAAATGCCGATGCTGTCGGAATTGCAGGCTGAATTCGGTGGTGATGCATTCGACGTCGTGACGATCGCCACGGGCCGAAATCCGGTGGAAGGCATGCGACAGTTCTTTGATGAAATCGAGGTCGATAATCTCCCGATGTATCGCGACCCGCGTCAGGCCGTTGCGCGTGACATGGCTGTTCTAGGGCTTCCCATTACCGTGATCATTAATCCGCAGGGCGAGGAAATCGGGCGCTTGCGAGGCGATGCCGACTGGGCGTCAAACAATGCGAAAGCGATTATTGACGCCCTCCTACAACCTACAGGCTGA
- a CDS encoding AraC family transcriptional regulator, which translates to MPASYEDRLRRVIDYIYDHAGEDLSLDTLADVAAMSRFHWHRVFRAMTGETCAQAVRRVRLQRAGFLLTQGMPIDEVARSCGLGGRAAFTRAFTEAYGIPPGQFRGQSAERALLVMRQSKEFSMFNVTLENTPALRIVAQPHKGDYTNIARAFEQFGAVMTARGLWPHTRGMLGAYYDDPMETPTEELRSLAGAVVDDAMEVPNGLTEIRIPAGPIATLHFKGPYGGLPQAYDFLYGKWLPENGKEPNNDVVSFERYLNSPMDTAPDELLTDICVPLK; encoded by the coding sequence ATGCCTGCCAGCTACGAAGACCGCCTGCGAAGGGTGATCGACTACATCTACGACCATGCCGGAGAGGACCTGTCGCTCGACACCCTCGCCGACGTGGCCGCGATGAGCCGGTTTCACTGGCACCGCGTCTTTCGCGCCATGACCGGCGAAACCTGCGCACAGGCCGTGCGCCGCGTGCGGCTGCAGCGGGCAGGCTTTCTCCTCACGCAGGGCATGCCCATCGACGAGGTCGCGCGAAGCTGTGGCCTCGGTGGGCGGGCGGCCTTCACCCGCGCCTTCACGGAGGCCTACGGCATCCCTCCCGGTCAGTTCAGAGGCCAGAGCGCGGAGCGCGCTCTCCTCGTCATGCGACAGTCAAAGGAGTTCAGCATGTTCAACGTGACCTTGGAAAACACCCCCGCCCTCCGCATCGTGGCCCAGCCGCACAAGGGTGACTACACAAACATTGCGCGGGCTTTCGAGCAGTTCGGCGCGGTCATGACCGCACGGGGGCTTTGGCCGCATACCCGCGGAATGCTCGGCGCGTACTACGATGACCCGATGGAGACCCCGACAGAAGAGCTACGCAGCCTGGCCGGTGCCGTGGTGGACGATGCGATGGAGGTCCCAAACGGGCTGACGGAGATCCGTATCCCCGCGGGGCCCATCGCGACGCTGCATTTCAAGGGCCCCTATGGCGGGCTGCCTCAGGCCTATGATTTCCTCTATGGAAAATGGCTCCCGGAGAACGGAAAGGAGCCCAACAACGACGTCGTCTCGTTCGAGCGCTACCTGAACAGCCCCATGGACACCGCACCGGACGAGCTGCTGACCGACATCTGCGTGCCGCTGAAATAG
- a CDS encoding acetyl-CoA C-acetyltransferase — MTNVVIASAARTAVGSFGGSFANTPAHDLGAAVLEELVARAGIEKGEVSETILGQVLTAAQGQNPARQAHINAGLPKESAAWSINQVCGSGLRAVALAAQHIQLGDADIVAAGGQENMTLSPHAAHLRAGHKMGDVSYIDTMIRDGLWDAFNGYHMGQTAENVAEQWQISRETQDEFALASQNKAEAAQKAGKFDDEVVAFTVKTRKGDIVVDKDEYIRHGATIEGMQKLRPAFARDGSVTAANASGLNDGAAGALLMTAEEAEKRGIEPLARIASYATAGLDPSIMGVGPIHASRKALEKAGWKPEDLDLVEANEAFAAQACAVNKDMGWDPAIVNVNGGAIAIGHPIGASGARILNTLLFEMKRRDAKKGLATLCIGGGMGVAMCLERD; from the coding sequence ATGACCAACGTCGTCATCGCCTCAGCCGCCCGCACTGCCGTGGGCTCTTTCGGAGGCAGCTTCGCCAACACCCCGGCCCACGATCTCGGCGCCGCCGTGCTCGAAGAGCTCGTGGCCCGTGCCGGGATCGAGAAAGGCGAGGTGTCCGAGACGATCCTCGGCCAGGTCCTCACCGCGGCCCAGGGCCAGAACCCGGCGCGCCAGGCCCACATCAACGCGGGCCTGCCCAAGGAAAGCGCCGCATGGTCGATCAATCAGGTATGCGGGTCAGGTCTCCGCGCCGTGGCACTCGCGGCTCAACACATCCAGCTCGGCGATGCAGATATCGTCGCGGCAGGCGGCCAGGAGAACATGACGCTATCTCCCCACGCCGCGCACCTTCGCGCCGGGCACAAGATGGGCGATGTCAGCTACATCGACACGATGATCCGCGACGGCCTCTGGGACGCCTTCAACGGCTACCACATGGGCCAGACCGCCGAGAACGTGGCCGAGCAATGGCAGATCAGCCGCGAAACGCAGGACGAATTCGCGCTGGCCTCTCAGAACAAGGCCGAGGCCGCCCAGAAGGCCGGCAAATTCGATGACGAGGTCGTGGCGTTCACCGTGAAGACCCGCAAGGGCGACATCGTCGTCGACAAGGATGAGTACATCCGCCACGGCGCCACGATCGAAGGGATGCAAAAGCTGCGCCCCGCCTTCGCCCGCGATGGTTCGGTGACGGCTGCAAACGCCTCTGGCCTCAATGACGGCGCCGCGGGTGCCCTGTTGATGACCGCCGAAGAGGCGGAGAAGCGGGGCATCGAGCCCCTCGCGCGGATCGCATCCTACGCAACGGCGGGTCTCGATCCCTCCATCATGGGCGTCGGCCCGATCCATGCGTCCCGGAAGGCGCTCGAGAAAGCGGGCTGGAAGCCGGAGGATCTGGACCTCGTGGAGGCCAACGAGGCCTTTGCAGCGCAGGCCTGCGCCGTGAACAAAGACATGGGCTGGGACCCGGCGATCGTAAACGTGAATGGCGGCGCCATCGCCATCGGCCATCCGATCGGCGCGTCCGGCGCGCGCATCCTGAATACGCTCCTTTTCGAGATGAAGCGTCGGGACGCCAAGAAAGGCCTCGCAACCCTCTGCATCGGCGGCGGCATGGGCGTGGCCATGTGCCTGGAGCGCGATTGA
- a CDS encoding DUF465 domain-containing protein, translating to MSLNSHLAELKRKHATLAEAVETAQRAPGIDTLEVKKLKKQKLRLKQEIERLTS from the coding sequence ATGAGCTTGAATTCCCACCTGGCGGAACTGAAGCGGAAACACGCAACTCTTGCAGAGGCTGTCGAGACAGCCCAGCGTGCGCCCGGTATCGACACGTTGGAGGTCAAGAAGCTCAAAAAGCAAAAGCTTCGACTCAAACAAGAGATTGAACGACTTACGAGTTAG
- a CDS encoding DMT family transporter, producing MSRATALGSGAILLWSLLALFTVGASDVPPLMLNALCFSIATVIGTAWITATDSWGQLRGIPPAAYAVGVTGLAGYHLLYFLALRNAPAAEAGLIAYLWPLLIVLLSGLLPGERLRSGQILGAAAGFAGVALLVGVRGFNDASALPGYLLSLACAFTWAGYSVLSRRFGAVPTAAVTIFCAAAAALSAMGSALFETPAWPEPGTWRAIIALGLGPVGLAFFLWDVGMKRGDIQLLGVLSYGAPLLSTLILVVAGVAEPTPALLSAAILITGGAAIAARAGRRANS from the coding sequence GTGAGCCGGGCCACGGCGCTGGGATCCGGCGCGATCCTCCTTTGGTCGCTCCTGGCGCTCTTCACCGTGGGCGCGTCGGATGTGCCGCCACTGATGCTCAATGCGCTGTGCTTTTCGATCGCAACGGTCATTGGCACCGCCTGGATCACGGCCACGGACAGCTGGGGACAGCTTCGCGGGATACCTCCGGCGGCCTATGCCGTGGGCGTCACCGGGCTTGCGGGCTACCACCTCCTCTATTTTCTCGCGCTGCGGAATGCACCTGCGGCGGAGGCTGGCCTCATTGCCTATCTGTGGCCTCTCCTGATCGTACTTCTGTCCGGTCTTTTGCCTGGAGAGCGCCTGCGCAGCGGCCAAATCCTGGGCGCAGCCGCAGGCTTTGCAGGCGTGGCCCTCCTTGTCGGCGTGCGTGGCTTTAACGATGCAAGCGCACTTCCCGGATACCTCCTCTCGCTGGCCTGCGCCTTCACATGGGCGGGCTATTCCGTGCTGTCGCGCCGCTTTGGGGCCGTGCCCACCGCGGCGGTCACGATCTTCTGCGCGGCCGCCGCCGCGCTCTCCGCCATGGGCTCCGCACTCTTCGAGACCCCCGCATGGCCGGAGCCGGGCACATGGCGCGCCATCATCGCCCTCGGCCTCGGCCCCGTCGGGCTGGCGTTCTTTCTGTGGGATGTCGGGATGAAGAGGGGAGATATCCAACTTCTCGGCGTGCTCAGCTATGGCGCGCCGTTGCTCTCGACCCTCATTCTCGTGGTGGCGGGGGTGGCAGAGCCCACGCCCGCCCTTCTCTCAGCGGCCATCCTCATCACGGGAGGTGCTGCAATCGCCGCCCGCGCGGGGCGGCGCGCTAACTCGTAA